In Halobaculum sp. XH14, a single genomic region encodes these proteins:
- a CDS encoding HVO_0234 family beta-propeller protein → MPTIDEKRVYDAKTGTTRALVASPIGVVGVAVSDDIVGEFGIDHRCAARDLAAAGDALAVATDEDVLVGEYEPTDHGPAAAVGIDGDAMLAGAPDGTVSRLARDADEWVELGTVAEPRRMAGPLVAAADGVHRVAGGVVEYVGLEDARDVATGGTPLAATGEGLYTLGNGWMRDFDGAFRSVSTDPAGERAVAATGASVVERVGDGAEWRSHEEADVVDLAVDSDLLVGVTGDGELRVRSGGSADDGAVGDWRGRHLGVPDASAVVLPGTE, encoded by the coding sequence ATGCCGACCATCGACGAGAAGCGCGTCTACGACGCGAAGACGGGGACGACCCGGGCGCTCGTCGCCTCGCCCATCGGCGTCGTCGGCGTCGCGGTCTCGGACGACATCGTGGGCGAGTTCGGCATCGACCACCGCTGTGCCGCGCGGGACCTGGCGGCGGCCGGCGACGCGCTCGCGGTCGCCACCGACGAGGACGTGCTGGTCGGCGAGTACGAACCGACCGATCACGGCCCGGCGGCAGCGGTCGGGATCGACGGCGACGCGATGCTCGCTGGCGCGCCCGACGGAACCGTCTCTCGGCTCGCACGCGATGCGGACGAGTGGGTGGAACTCGGGACGGTCGCGGAGCCGAGACGGATGGCCGGCCCGCTCGTCGCGGCCGCCGACGGCGTCCACCGCGTCGCCGGCGGCGTAGTCGAGTACGTCGGTCTGGAGGACGCCCGCGACGTGGCGACCGGCGGGACGCCGCTGGCGGCCACCGGGGAGGGCCTCTACACGCTCGGGAACGGCTGGATGCGGGACTTCGATGGCGCGTTCCGTTCGGTTTCGACCGACCCAGCGGGCGAGCGCGCGGTCGCGGCGACGGGCGCGTCCGTGGTCGAGCGGGTCGGGGACGGCGCCGAGTGGCGCAGCCACGAGGAGGCCGACGTCGTCGACCTCGCGGTCGACTCCGACCTGCTCGTCGGCGTCACCGGCGACGGCGAGCTGCGGGTGCGGTCGGGCGGTTCCGCGGACGACGGCGCCGTCGGCGACTGGCGCGGCCGCCACCTCGGCGTCCCCGACGCCTCGGCGGTCGTGCTTCCAGGTACGGAGTAG
- the prs gene encoding ribose-phosphate diphosphokinase: MLVPGSASQSLAAALAAETGRSLATPEYRVFPDGEACASVPEFAGEEAVVVAATVSNDALVELLQLQDAVREAGASSVTTVLPYMGYARQDRAFEEGQPVSARAVARAVSTGTDRVVLVNPHEDGVADFFAAETTVLDAAPRLATPLPDDLADPLFLAPDESARGIAAETRDAYDRGAVDYFEKERDYDTGAVTIRPSDADASGRDVVVVDDIIATGSTMSEAVAALVKRGPERVFTACVHPMLVGNARTKLATAGVERVFGTDTVEREASAVSVAPVVADAL; encoded by the coding sequence ATGCTCGTACCCGGGTCCGCCTCGCAGTCGCTCGCGGCCGCGCTCGCCGCCGAGACGGGCCGATCGCTCGCCACGCCGGAGTACCGCGTCTTCCCCGACGGCGAGGCGTGCGCCTCGGTGCCCGAGTTCGCGGGCGAGGAGGCGGTCGTCGTCGCCGCCACCGTCTCGAACGACGCGCTCGTGGAACTGCTCCAGTTACAGGACGCGGTCCGGGAGGCCGGCGCGTCGTCGGTGACGACGGTGCTCCCGTACATGGGCTACGCGCGGCAGGACCGTGCGTTCGAGGAGGGACAGCCTGTGTCGGCCCGCGCGGTCGCCCGCGCGGTGTCGACCGGGACGGATCGCGTCGTGCTGGTGAACCCGCACGAGGACGGCGTCGCCGACTTCTTCGCGGCCGAGACGACCGTGCTCGACGCCGCCCCGCGGCTGGCGACGCCGCTGCCCGACGACCTCGCGGACCCGCTCTTTCTCGCCCCCGACGAGAGCGCACGCGGCATCGCCGCGGAGACGCGGGACGCGTACGACCGGGGCGCGGTGGACTACTTCGAGAAGGAGCGCGACTACGACACCGGCGCGGTCACGATCCGGCCGAGCGACGCCGACGCGTCCGGCCGGGACGTGGTCGTCGTCGACGACATCATCGCCACCGGGTCGACGATGAGCGAGGCCGTCGCGGCGCTCGTCAAGCGGGGTCCCGAACGCGTGTTCACTGCCTGCGTCCACCCGATGCTGGTCGGCAACGCGCGGACGAAACTGGCGACTGCGGGCGTCGAGCGCGTGTTCGGCACCGACACCGTCGAGCGCGAGGCGAGCGCCGTCTCGGTCGCGCCGGTCGTCGCCGACGCGCTCTGA
- a CDS encoding uracil-DNA glycosylase codes for MPSAPGDGGAGRRGRDFPDHPDPEDRLVLDPDCERCPALADSRTCISWGNGPRDADVLVVGEAPGAGDPDAGTWKGGNHTGCAYTSRHSGRRIRTLFADLGYADRTFYTNAAKCFPAGEDGSNREPTATELANCRGHLESELAVVDPAIVVATGKHATETLLAFEGRALDGFLDSVCDPVDLPGLDVTLLPVLHPSYQEVWLSRLGLSEAEYRERIAARLP; via the coding sequence ATGCCGTCCGCCCCCGGCGACGGCGGGGCGGGCCGTCGGGGTCGCGACTTCCCCGACCACCCCGATCCCGAGGACCGACTGGTTCTGGACCCCGACTGCGAGCGCTGTCCCGCGCTCGCCGACTCACGCACCTGCATCTCTTGGGGCAACGGTCCCCGCGACGCGGACGTCCTGGTCGTCGGCGAGGCACCCGGCGCGGGCGACCCCGACGCCGGAACCTGGAAGGGCGGGAACCACACGGGCTGTGCGTACACCTCGCGCCACTCCGGGCGGCGAATCCGGACGCTGTTCGCCGACCTGGGCTACGCCGACCGGACGTTCTACACGAACGCGGCCAAGTGCTTCCCTGCGGGCGAGGACGGAAGCAACCGCGAGCCGACGGCCACGGAACTGGCGAACTGCCGGGGGCACCTCGAATCCGAACTCGCCGTCGTCGACCCCGCGATCGTCGTCGCGACCGGGAAACACGCCACCGAGACGCTGCTCGCGTTCGAGGGCCGGGCGCTCGACGGCTTCCTCGACTCGGTCTGTGACCCCGTCGACCTCCCGGGGCTCGACGTCACGCTGCTCCCCGTCCTCCACCCGAGTTATCAGGAGGTGTGGCTCTCGCGGCTCGGCCTGAGCGAGGCCGAATATCGCGAGCGAATCGCCGCCCGCCTCCCCTGA
- a CDS encoding HIT family protein: MSEDCIFCAIIAGEITGRTVAETDDALAFLDANPLSPGHTLVVPKAHHTRVADMSAAESRAVFDLVHELAPRIEEAVDADAHTIAVNDGPEAGQEVPHAHVHVIPRFADDDGGPIHAVAGSPLELSDEELDEIAESIST, translated from the coding sequence ATGAGCGAGGACTGCATCTTCTGTGCGATCATCGCGGGGGAGATCACCGGACGAACCGTCGCCGAGACCGACGACGCGCTCGCGTTCCTCGACGCGAACCCGCTCTCGCCGGGCCACACGCTCGTGGTCCCGAAGGCCCACCACACCAGAGTCGCGGACATGTCCGCCGCCGAGTCGCGCGCGGTGTTCGATCTCGTCCACGAGCTCGCCCCGCGCATCGAGGAAGCCGTGGACGCCGACGCTCACACCATCGCCGTCAACGACGGCCCCGAGGCCGGCCAGGAGGTGCCCCACGCACACGTCCACGTCATCCCCCGGTTCGCGGACGACGACGGCGGCCCGATCCACGCCGTCGCGGGCAGCCCCCTGGAGCTCTCGGACGAGGAACTCGACGAGATTGCCGAATCAATTTCGACATAG
- a CDS encoding ParA family protein encodes MTRTLALVGVAGGVGTTRTLVESAATLARDGRDVVVLDAAYATQGLSEFLGGRIDPDLTALCLSPDRPLADGLYDLELGPGVDDAPGRVALAPAFAPFERLARAKTTDAAEAFEDRVAEAATAFDHVLVDTPPVGANQHLAAVNAVDRVVLVAPGTEHGADARRRMVDRLRDVGTTPAMTVAVGGPLPAASATVPDLPGTPAEGVQCLDDDALGGRMMTAVESLLDTSLAVEFEDDGALGKVKAGVEELRGRAED; translated from the coding sequence ATGACCCGAACCCTGGCGCTCGTCGGCGTCGCCGGCGGCGTCGGCACCACCAGAACCCTGGTCGAGAGCGCGGCGACGCTCGCCCGCGACGGACGCGACGTCGTGGTTCTCGATGCCGCCTACGCGACGCAGGGGCTCTCGGAGTTCCTCGGCGGGCGCATCGACCCCGACCTCACCGCGCTCTGTCTCTCGCCGGACCGACCGCTCGCGGACGGGCTCTACGACCTCGAACTCGGCCCCGGCGTCGACGACGCGCCGGGCCGCGTGGCGCTCGCGCCGGCGTTCGCCCCGTTCGAGCGCCTCGCCCGCGCGAAGACCACCGACGCCGCCGAGGCGTTCGAGGACCGCGTCGCCGAGGCCGCGACGGCGTTCGACCACGTGCTCGTCGACACGCCGCCGGTCGGCGCAAACCAGCACCTCGCTGCCGTGAACGCGGTCGACCGGGTGGTGCTCGTCGCGCCCGGAACAGAACACGGCGCCGACGCCCGCCGCCGGATGGTGGATCGGCTCCGCGACGTCGGCACGACCCCCGCGATGACGGTCGCCGTCGGCGGACCGCTTCCCGCCGCGTCCGCGACCGTTCCGGACCTCCCCGGAACGCCGGCGGAGGGCGTCCAGTGTCTCGATGACGACGCCCTGGGCGGCCGGATGATGACTGCCGTCGAGTCGCTGCTCGACACGTCGCTCGCCGTCGAGTTCGAGGACGACGGTGCGCTCGGGAAAGTGAAGGCGGGCGTCGAGGAGCTTCGGGGTCGCGCCGAGGACTGA